CATCGGGCTGCGGGCGGTGCCTGCGCCGGAGGTGAGGTAGACCGCCATCATGCCGCCGCCGGCGACCAGCACGGCCACCGGAAGTAGCCGGGCGACCGGATTCGACGCGACCGGTTTGGGCAGCGCCGGTGGCGGTTTCACCACCAGCTCACCGGTGGGCGGTTGTGGCCTCACCTCCCGATAGACGCACCGGAGGTCCCCACGGTTCCATCCCCAGCCCGCGAAATTGCCGCTCGGCCGCCCGCACGAGCCGGGTTACCGTGGGCACCCGGGGGGATACGATGAGGGACTCGATGCGCCGGGTGACGGTACACACCGACAACGACACCATCAGCCGCACAATTGATCTCGCGGTGCCGGCGACGGTGTGCCTCGATGAGGTGCTGCCGTCGATCGTCGGCATGGCATACGGCGGCGCACCGCCGAGCGCGCGGTGGCGGCTGCGCCGGGTGGGTGGTTCGCCGCTCGACGAGTCGCTGTCGCTGCGCGACAACCGGGTGGACGACGGCGAGCTGCTCTGGCTGACCGCCGACGAGGTGCCCGAACCCGCGTGGTCGGACCGCGACGGGTTTCACACGGCGGCAACACAACTCACCGACGGCCCGGTTCCGCCTCTTCTCTGGGTGGCCGTCAGCGTGTCCGCCGCGGCGCTCGCCGCCGCCGCGTTGGCATCGGCAGCCCGTACCGCGGCGCCGCCGGTGGCGATCGCCGCAGTGGTGGCTGCCGCCGCGGCCGCCGGTGCGTTGGTGGCGCACCGCGCGCGTCCTGAGCAGCCGCTGCTGGTCACGACCGTGGGGATGGTCGCGGTGATGTTCGGGGCGATCAGCGGGGCGCTCGCGGTGCCGGCCGGCCCGGTGGCGGCCCACGTGCTGCTCGCCTCGGCCGCGGCGATGTCGGTGGCGACGCTGCTGCTGCGGCTGACGATCGGCGCGGCCACCCCGTTGACCGCCACGGCGGTTGCCGCGCTGCTGACATCCGCGGCCTCCGCCGTCGCGCTGGCCGGGCGCCTCGATGCCGGCACTGCGGCTGCGATTCTCGCGACGCTGTCGGTGGTCACGCTCGGCGCGGCGCCCCGGATCGCGATGGTGGTGGCGCGCATCGGGCCCGCGCCGCCCGACGTGGACGAACCCGAGATCGTCGACCGGTTCCGCGCCGCGTTGGCCCACGAGACGCTCACCGGCCTGGTGACCGGTGCGACGGTGACCACGTCCGCTGCCGTCCTGCTCCTCGCGGGTACAGGACACTCGGCGCCGCCGGCGACCGCATTGGCCGTCGCGCTCGGCGCGATCCTGCTGTTGCGGGCGCGCACACATGTCGGCACTGGTCGGCGCTGCGTACTGATCGTCGGCGGGTTCGTCTGTCTTGCTGCGGGTTTGGCGATGACGGTCACCGCCGCGCCCGAGTACGCGGCGTGGATCGCGCTGGTGGCGCTGGCCGGCGGTCTCGCCGCGACGGCACCGCTGCTCGGCATGACGGCCGGCCCCGGCGCGCGTCGGGCCGCCGATGTGGCCGAGTGCCTCGTGCTGGCGGCGGCGGTCCCGCTGGCGTGCTGGATCGCCGGGGTCTACGGCCTTGTACGCGATGCGGGGCTGTCATGAACACACCGGCCGGGACGGTCCTGCGGATCGGCATGGTCGCCGCCCTGACGCTGCTCCCGCCGCTGGCGGCGCCACCCGCGGCCGCGGTCACCCCACCGGAGGTCGACGACACCCTGCTGCCCGACGCCGGACCCGCGGCGCCGCCGACCCGCACGGAGCAATCCGAGCCGTGCGTCGCGTCCGCGGATGTCGACGACGCCTCGGGCGGGCAACTCGGCGACATCGATCTGCCGTCGGTGTGGCGCCTGACCCGCGGCGCCGGTCAGACCGTCGCGGTGATCGACACCGGGGTGGCGCGTCACCGCCTGCTGCCCCATCTGGTGCCCGGCGGCGACTTCGTGTCCGACGGTGACGGCACCGAGGACTGCGACGGCCACGGCACGATCGTCGCCGGCATCATCGGCGCGGCGCCCGACTCCGGGTTCAGCGGTATCGCACCGGACGCCACTGTCATCGGAATCCGGCAGTCCAGCAACAGGTTCCGCGCCGCCGACGGTCCGGGCGGAAGCGGGTTCGGTGACGTCGAAACGCTCGCGCGTTCGGTGCGCGCCGCCGCGGACATGGGCGCGACGGTCATCAACATCTCCACCATCGCGTGCGTCGGGGCCGACGAGGGGCTCGACGACCGGGCCCTCGGCGCCGCGCTGGCCTACGCCGTCGACGTCAAGAATGTCGTCGTGGTCAGCGCGGCGGGCAACGTCGGCGCGCCCGGGCAGTGCCGCGAGCAGAATCCCGTCGGGGCAGGCCGACCGGACTGGACCGACGTCCGTGTGGTCGTGAGCCCGGCGTGGTACGACGACCACGTCCTCACGGTCGGGTCCGTCGGCCCGGACGGGACACCGTCGCCGTTCAGCGCCGCGGGCCCGTGGGTCGATGTCGCGGCTCCGGGTGAGCGGGTGGTGAGCCTGGACCGCGACGGCGAAGGCCTTGTCACCACATTGGCGACACCCGACGGTGCCAAGCCGATCGCGGGAACGAGTTATGCCGCACCGGTTGTCGCCGGTATCGCGGCGCTGCTGCGGTCGCGGCATCCGCAGCTGACCGCCCGCCAGGTCATGCAGCGGCTCGAGCAGACCGCGCGCCCTCCCGCCGCCGGATGGGATCCCGTCGTCGGCCACGGCCTCGTCGACGCGCTTGCGGCGGTGACGAACGGGACGGCACCCACCGCGGAGCAACACCGCCATGCCACGATCTCGGTCGCGGCCGCGGCGTCCGATGAGCAGCCGACGTCTCGAGTCGCGGTGGCCGGTGCGGCGGTCTGCATCGCCGTGACGGCTGCGGTGATCGCGCTGACGTTGTCGGTCAACCGGTTACGACGTCGGACCGGCGGTGTCCCGCGCGATTGACGCCTCCGGCACGCTCAGTTCCGGACCGCGCGGAAGATGTGCGAGCAGGGGCCACGGTGCGGGGACCGGCGGTGCGGACAGCCCGAGGCGCTCGGCTGCCTCGTCGTCGCGGACTCCGTACAGCACGCCCTCCTCGGTGAGCAGGTAACGGGTCCCGGTGCGCGCACCGTCACCGCTGACCCCGGCGGCGCGGACGAGCGCGCTGTGCCCCGGGGTCACCGTCACCTGATCGACTCGGGCGCCCGACTCGTCGGCCTGTGCCAGCCGCACCGGTGTCGCCCCGTGCAGCGGGATGGCGCGGGCCGTGGTGACGGCCGTGTCCGGCGCGCCCGTTTCATCCGACCACCGCCAGCGGGCGCAGACGACGGGCTCGGTCACCGTCCCGGGGCGAGCGGGGAACAGTGCCACCGGGAGGGTGTCGACCGTCGGAACACCGCCCAGCACGCCGGGTTCGACGGTGACGATCTCGCGCGATCCGTGGGACTGGCTGAACCGGATCAGGTCGGCCGCCACCTCACCGATCCGCTGCACTCCCGTCGCGAGCACGACGTGCAGTTCGGCGGCGCCGGCGCGGGCGACCCGGATGACGGTGCCGACCCGGATCCCGTGCAGGGCGGCGGGTCCCGGCTGCCCGGCAGCGGGGATGCTCGGCGCGGCGATCTCGGGAACCTCGGGCAGGGTGTCCAGAAGTGCACGCGAGACCGGTTGCGGCACAACACTGTCCAACCGCAGCGCCCGCACGACCGCGGGGCTGCGCAGGTCCACCCGGGCGCGCCGGCCGTCGTACAGCAGGTAGGTCGCGGCGCCGCCCTCCCCTCGGGCGCTGACCAGAATGCTGTCGGAGGCCGCGGGTGGGGCTTGATCGCGGCCGACGATCAGCGTCGTCGACGCCGCGTCGTCGCACACCTGCCAGCCAGACTGCTCGGCGCTCAGCGGCGCGGCGATCATGTCCGGCGCACCGGGGATGCCGACGGCAGGGCCGCGACGAGCCCCGGCGACCGCGGCCGCGTTCACCAGCCGCGGTGTGACCGCACCGGCTACGAGCCGCGCCGACGCGAGGTTCGGCACCGGATGCCAGGTGTCGTCGACGCGGACGTACAGCGCCCCCGAGTCCCGCACCATCACCACCGTGGTGTCGCCGAGCGAGCCGCGCGGCTGCAGAAAGGCGAGCACGGCGCAGACCGCGACGCCGATCACCGCCAGCACGCAACCGGCGACCATCGCCGTGGACTGCGACCGCAGCGGATCGTCGAGCATCCGGACGTCGCCGCGTACCAACGCATGCGCCATCCGCCTTTTCAGAAACCGGTGGCCGCTGATCAGCAGCCTGGTGCTCGAATGCTCAGCCATCGCTCCCCCGGGGCCAAGCCTAATCGGGTTGCGCGAGTGCCCGACTCACCAATTTGCGGCCGGTCAGCGCCAGCGCGCCCACACGTACGGCACCAGTGCCCGCAGGAAGTCGAGGTCCGGTCCCGGCTGCGCATCGGCGAAGGCCTGCTCGAAGTACTGCTCGGCAACCATGAGGATGCCTTCGGCGTACTCGATGGTGAACGCGATGCTGCCGTAGGTGTCCATCAACTCGCGGATCGCGCGCACGGTGTCCGCCGAGCGTTCGGCCCGAGATCGGCGCAGATGATCGCGCACGAGGTCCAGGTCGGCGCCCCGCGCCGACGACAGCAGGTGGACCAACGCCAGTGTGCGCTTGCCCTCGTACAGGTCGCCGAGAATCTCCTTGCCATAGGCTCGTTCGTCACCGACGAGGTTGAGCAGGTCGTCGCGGATCTGGAACGCCGCGCCGAAGTGGAATCCGAACCGCACGAGCGGCGCGAGATCCACGGTTCCGCGGGACCCGACGATCGCGCCCACCCGCAGCGGGTGGATCGTGGTGTACCAGCAGGTCTTGTGCATGATGAGGTTGAGGTAGTCCTCGGGGCCGACGTCCTCGACGTTGTCGATCTGCCAACCGACCTCGATCGCCTGCCCCTCCAGCGTGCGCAGCGCCATGGTGTCGAATTCGCCCCACACCAGGTCGGCGAGATCGCGGTCCAGCGTGCGGGTCGCGCGGCGCAACACCCCGCTGGCCACGATCGCGAGCCCGTCGCCGGCATTCAGCGCCGCGGCCATCCCGTGGGTCGACGCCAACGTGGGCCTGCCGCGACGCATCTCGCTGCCGTCGGCGATGTCGTCATGAACCAAAAAAGCGTTGTGCAGTAACTCGATTGCGGTGGCGATGCCGAGCAGCTCGTTGGGATCGGCACCGAACGCGCGGCCCGCCGACAAGCACAGCGCCGGCCGCAGCGCCTTGCCCGGGCGAGACGGATACTCGCGCATCGGGCCGTACAGCCATCGGACCGGTTCCCCGTCGGGCATCGCGTCGAGCATGGAACGCCGGACCGTGCGCGCCACCCGGCGGAGCCGGCTCTCGACGTCGTCGATCAGGCCGGCCCGCTCGACGGTCCCGGTCATCCGGCCCGGGCCACAGTCAGCGCGACCGGCAGCCAGACGTCCGGGTGCCCGTCGGCCAGCACGGTGCCGCGGTAGCAGCCGGGCGAGACGTTGTCGGCCACGTCGATGTCGACGACGACCCCTCGGCTGCAGCGGGCGAACACCGGAACCGGGTTGGGTGCGAACCGGACGGCGGCCGCCGCGATGACGGCGCCGTCGTGGGACAGCAGATCGCTGCAGCGCAACCGGATGTCCCCGAGGTCGGCGGCGCCGCCGTTGTGCAGCCATACCTCCGACGACGCAGTGCCGGGGCCGTCGCAAACCAGCGCGACTCGCCCGCTGGCCTGATCCCCGTCGAAATCTACACGCGCAGTGTCTGATTCAGCCGTTCGAACCGACGTGTTCAGCGAAACCAGCAGCCGATCGGCAAGTTTGCGCCATGCCGCGAGGACACGCTCCGCGTCGCTGCCCGGAGAATTCGGCGAACTGTCGGGCTCACTACGGGGTTCGGAGTCGGTGTCGGGTTCGGCGAGCCGCACGAACCGGTTGACCACCTCGGTGGCCGCTCGAAAACCGCGCGCCTGCACCGAGCTGAGCACCCGTGCGTTGGCCGCGGGGTCGAACGCCGCGGCCCACGGCAGGTCCGCGGTGCTGCCGTCGTCGAGTATCTGCCTGCTGACCACCCGATTTCCTCCCCGAATTCGCCCCAGTTCCGGGCGCGCCCACCGGTATGCTAAGTCGTCACATGGCGAAAGGCGGGGGCAATGGCCATACGTCAATCCGTGCTGGCCCTCTACGGCGCGATCTCGGAGGGACTCGACGCGCTGAACCGAGGACTTACCACTCCCAGCGAAGATCCTGAAGATCTGCGCACGGTGGCGGCGGAGCTCACCGGACTCACGGGCAGCGCGGGAGAGCGCGGCTGGTACGGCGAGCTGCTCCGGTACTTCGACCAGAACCGCATCGGCGACGACCGCGTCACACCACCGACATGGGACGACATCATCGGCGACCTCACCTCGACCGAGGAAGACCAACGGCTCACGCCGATGTGGGCGCACCGCGCGATCGGAGCCGCCTACGTGCTGGACCGGCTCGCGGAGGCCGGCGCCGGCCCGCGCGAGAACGCCGACCTGCTGGCGCTGGTCATCGCGGCCGCGCCCGCCGAGGGCGCGGGCCAGCGAGGTGTGGGACGGCTCAGGAGTCTGCGGGCCGCGCCTGATCGAGTCGGACTCGATCGCGCCACCGAAATCGCCGCCTCGATGCTGCAGACCCGCATCAATCACCGCGTACCGTTCTGGGAACAGCTGCAGGCCAAGTCGGGAACGCTGGCGACCGCCGTCACCTCGATCCGGAGCACGTCGCGGCTACGCAAGGTCAAACGTGAGTACTGCAGCGTCGTCAGCACCACCGCCGAATGGCCCGACATCAGCTACGCAAAGCTGAAATCGGTTATCGAACCGACCAATTGGAGCAGCTTCTACAAACAATTCTTCTGCGCGATGCAGGCGGTCACCCCCGACGACGCCTTCGGCTGGTCGCGCATCCGCGAGTCGGTGAGCGGCGACTGCGACCGCTACCGTCTCGACACCGCGCTGAAATTCTGGAAAGAGGAACGCTCCGGTGGGCTGTTCCTCAACTACGACATGGACGCCGACCGCACCGGCACCGACCCGCTGGTTCTGGTGGACAATGGCTATATCGGGATCCGACCGATCGATCCGGCCAAACCCGACAAGGGCGTGAAAGTTCGCACCAGCAAGCAACTGTTGATCAGCGGGATGAGCGCCACCGCGATGACCAAGCTGGCCGAGACCCTCGGCTGGGCGGGCAATGCCACCGACATGTTCTATTACGCCGCCCAGTACAAGGGCCCTTCAACCCAGTTCGCGAAGTCACAGATCCTCAAGCCGCCCCAACCCGACACGTCGACGACGTGGCCCGTCGTCGTGCCATGCCTGCCGCCCGATCTGCGCGGCGAATACGCCTCCGACGCAACCGAATGGCTGAAGAAGCGATTCGACTTCGCCAACGACTTCTCCCAGGAGTTCGCCGAACGCTGGAAGGACGGCCTCGACCTCGCCGAGATCGACGAACTCAACGACATGATCACCGCGGAGGTCAAGACCGCCGGCAAGGAAGCGCTGGACACCGCGACCGACAATTTCCGCCCCAAGGCACCCACACCCTGACGCGAGCAGGAGGAACCGATGGAAGACCCCAGCGTCGTCGCGGCCCGCCTGACCGCAACCGCCAAGGATGTCACCGAGCAGGCCAAGAAAATCGCCCAAGAGGCGATCGCCGACACCGCGGACCCTGACAACGTCACCGCGGCCAAGCTGATCGGCAGCTACATGAAGATGGTCGACCTCGCGCTGACGGGCGGGGTGCAGGCGACCAAGCATGTGCTCGGCGTGGACACGCCCAGCACGTCGGCCGACGCCGACGCCGCCGAGGGCCGTCGCCTGGTTGCCGACGCGATGGAGGCGATCACTCGCCGGATGCTGCGGCAGTCGAGCGTGGTGGCCCAGGAGACCGCCGACCTGCTCGACAAGAAACCCGCCAGCCCGAACGTCTGGGCTCAGGCGATGGTCAAGCTGGCCGACATCACCATGCTGGGCGCCACGGAACTGGCCGAGACCGCGCTGATCGGGCCTGCGCCCTTCGAACGGGAGCCGGCGCGCTCGGACCCCTATCAGGTCGGCGGCAAGGGCCCCCGCACGCTCGTCGTCAAGGCGCCGGGACTCATGCGTCCGGGCACCGCGGACGCGGTGCCCGCCGCCAACCTGAAGTTCATGGCGCCGATCGACGCCACGACCGGCAGAGAACTCGTCGGCGGCGTCCTGGCGAGCACCGACGACGAGTTCTACCTCATCGCGAACCCGGCGGGCATGATCAGCGGAATTTACATCGGCACCGTCGACGTGAAGGCTGCCGACGGCAGCGTCCTGCAGTCGATCGCGGTCGAACTTCCTCTGTGACAGCCGGATTGCGCCGCCGGTGAGCCGGCGGAAGGAACGCGTCGCGATCCTGGGCGGCGGGATGGCGGGGCTGACCGCCGCCTGGCGGCTGAGTGAGCCCGGCTGGCGCGAGCAATTCGAGTCGATCACCGTCTACCAACGCGGGTGGCGCCTGGGCGGCAAGGGGGCGTCCAGCCGCGGCCCGCACGGTCGTATCGAGGAGCACGGTCTGCACGTGTGGATCGGCTCCTACGAGAACGCGTTCACCCTGATCCGCCAGTGCTACGCCGAACTCGACCGCGCCATCACCGATCCGTCGGCGCCGGTCCAGACGTGGGATCAGGCATTCGTCCCCGCCAACGACGTCGGTGCGACCGACCGGTGGCAGGGTGAGTGGCGGCTGTGGTTGGGCCGATTCACCGGCAACGAGTTACTGCCCGGTGAGCCCGACGCACCCGATCGCGGATTGACCGTCACCGACTTCGTCGAGCGCGCCCTGCAGCTGATCCTGGACTTCACCTCCTCGCTGCGCACCATGGGCGATGCCGGGCTGATGCTGTCGGCTTCGGCGCAAAGCCCTGCGTCGCAACGCAATCTGGACACCGTGCAACGGGCGGTGCTGGCCGCGCTGATCGCGCTGACCGAGACGGGGCCGGCCACCGATACCCAACTCGGCCCGCTGGGCCACGCCCTCGACGCGATCCGCGACACCCTCGACTACGAGCACCGGGCCGATCACCGGCTGTCGTGGACGCTGTTGTCGCTGTTGACCGCAACGGTGCGCGGTGTGATGGCCGACGGCCTGCTGACCGACCCGCGCGGTTTCCGGTCCGTCAACGACGAGGACTATGCGATGTGGGTGCTGCGCCACGGGGCCCACCCGGAAGTGCTCGAGTTTCCGGTGCTGCGCGCGATGTACAACATGGTGTTCGGCTACGAAAAGGGCCACCTGCAGCGCCCGACCGTCGCGGCGGGGGTCGGGATGCTTCTCGTCGGCTTGATGTTCTTCACCTACAAGGGCGCGATCTTCTGGAAGATGACCGCCGGCATGGGCGAGATCGTCATGGCCCCGCTGTACGAGGGATTACGCAGACGCGGAGTCGATTTCGAGTTCTTCCACCGCGTCGACGCGCTGCACCTCGACGAGGCGCGCCACAACGTCGAGGCCATCACGATGGGCAGGCAGGTCGACCTCGCCCCCGGAGTGGACCGCTATGAACCGTTGACCCGGGTGCGCGGGCTTCCGGTCTTCCCCGACCGGCCGCTCGCCGACCAGATCGAAGACCGGGCGGACATCGACGGCCTGGAATCGCATTTCGGGTCCCGGGACGACGCCGAGACGCGGGTGCTGCGCCGCGGCATCGATTTCGACCGGGTGGTGCTGGCCGTGTCGCTGGGAATGCTGGAGGTGGTCGCGCAGGAACTGATCGCCGACCGGCCCGAGTGGCGTGACATGACCACGCACGTGCGCACCATCGGCACGCTGGGCCTGCAGATCTGGCTGCGGGCAGACCACGACGAACTGGGGATGGCGGCGCCGGCCATCACGACGAGCGGCTACATCCCGCCGATCGACACCTTCTCGTCGATGCCCCAAACACTGTGGGCCGAGGACTGGCCTGCCACCGACAATCCGCGGGCGGTGGCCTACTTCTGCGGGGCCCTCGACGTCGACTGGACGCCCGACGGCGACCAGGACGCCTACGTCCGCAAGTGCAGCCACCTCGCCGAGACCGAGGCGCTGAACTTCCTGGACAACCTCGTCGGGGTGCACCTGCCCGGCGCGGTGACCGAACACGGTTTCGCCTGGCACCTGCTGGCGGGAGCAGACGGGCAGCGCGACGCCGAGGCGCTGGCCACCCAGCATCTCAGCGTGAACATCGACCCGTCGGACCGCTACGTGCTGTCGATCCCCGGCACCGACGACTACCGGCTGCGGCCCGACGAGTCGGGCTACGACAACCTCGTCCTGGCCGGTGACTGGACCGACTCCGGATTGAACTCGGGGTGCATCGAGTCGGCCGTGCTGTCCGGTCTGCAGGCCGCCAACGTCCTGCTGGGCCGCGGCCGGTTCCACCGGATCCGGGGGCTGTATCTGCCATAGCTGCACGTCGCCGACGTCCAATGGCACGCAATTTTCGGTTCCGGCGGTCACAATTGATGGCGTGACCGACCCCGGACGCAACCGGTCGGCGATCGACGAGATGCTCGATCGGGCCGTACGCGCCATCAACAGCGGCGACCGGGCCACCGCTGACGCACTCGCCGGGCGGGTCCTTGCCTTCGATCACGCCAACGTCGATGCCGAGGAACTGCTGGCGGCACCGGCAGACCATGGCGAGCTCAGACGGATCA
The window above is part of the Mycolicibacterium rutilum genome. Proteins encoded here:
- the eccD gene encoding type VII secretion integral membrane protein EccD; the encoded protein is MRDSMRRVTVHTDNDTISRTIDLAVPATVCLDEVLPSIVGMAYGGAPPSARWRLRRVGGSPLDESLSLRDNRVDDGELLWLTADEVPEPAWSDRDGFHTAATQLTDGPVPPLLWVAVSVSAAALAAAALASAARTAAPPVAIAAVVAAAAAAGALVAHRARPEQPLLVTTVGMVAVMFGAISGALAVPAGPVAAHVLLASAAAMSVATLLLRLTIGAATPLTATAVAALLTSAASAVALAGRLDAGTAAAILATLSVVTLGAAPRIAMVVARIGPAPPDVDEPEIVDRFRAALAHETLTGLVTGATVTTSAAVLLLAGTGHSAPPATALAVALGAILLLRARTHVGTGRRCVLIVGGFVCLAAGLAMTVTAAPEYAAWIALVALAGGLAATAPLLGMTAGPGARRAADVAECLVLAAAVPLACWIAGVYGLVRDAGLS
- the mycP gene encoding type VII secretion-associated serine protease mycosin translates to MNTPAGTVLRIGMVAALTLLPPLAAPPAAAVTPPEVDDTLLPDAGPAAPPTRTEQSEPCVASADVDDASGGQLGDIDLPSVWRLTRGAGQTVAVIDTGVARHRLLPHLVPGGDFVSDGDGTEDCDGHGTIVAGIIGAAPDSGFSGIAPDATVIGIRQSSNRFRAADGPGGSGFGDVETLARSVRAAADMGATVINISTIACVGADEGLDDRALGAALAYAVDVKNVVVVSAAGNVGAPGQCREQNPVGAGRPDWTDVRVVVSPAWYDDHVLTVGSVGPDGTPSPFSAAGPWVDVAAPGERVVSLDRDGEGLVTTLATPDGAKPIAGTSYAAPVVAGIAALLRSRHPQLTARQVMQRLEQTARPPAAGWDPVVGHGLVDALAAVTNGTAPTAEQHRHATISVAAAASDEQPTSRVAVAGAAVCIAVTAAVIALTLSVNRLRRRTGGVPRD
- the eccB gene encoding type VII secretion protein EccB translates to MAEHSSTRLLISGHRFLKRRMAHALVRGDVRMLDDPLRSQSTAMVAGCVLAVIGVAVCAVLAFLQPRGSLGDTTVVMVRDSGALYVRVDDTWHPVPNLASARLVAGAVTPRLVNAAAVAGARRGPAVGIPGAPDMIAAPLSAEQSGWQVCDDAASTTLIVGRDQAPPAASDSILVSARGEGGAATYLLYDGRRARVDLRSPAVVRALRLDSVVPQPVSRALLDTLPEVPEIAAPSIPAAGQPGPAALHGIRVGTVIRVARAGAAELHVVLATGVQRIGEVAADLIRFSQSHGSREIVTVEPGVLGGVPTVDTLPVALFPARPGTVTEPVVCARWRWSDETGAPDTAVTTARAIPLHGATPVRLAQADESGARVDQVTVTPGHSALVRAAGVSGDGARTGTRYLLTEEGVLYGVRDDEAAERLGLSAPPVPAPWPLLAHLPRGPELSVPEASIARDTAGPTS
- a CDS encoding polyprenyl synthetase family protein — translated: MTGTVERAGLIDDVESRLRRVARTVRRSMLDAMPDGEPVRWLYGPMREYPSRPGKALRPALCLSAGRAFGADPNELLGIATAIELLHNAFLVHDDIADGSEMRRGRPTLASTHGMAAALNAGDGLAIVASGVLRRATRTLDRDLADLVWGEFDTMALRTLEGQAIEVGWQIDNVEDVGPEDYLNLIMHKTCWYTTIHPLRVGAIVGSRGTVDLAPLVRFGFHFGAAFQIRDDLLNLVGDERAYGKEILGDLYEGKRTLALVHLLSSARGADLDLVRDHLRRSRAERSADTVRAIRELMDTYGSIAFTIEYAEGILMVAEQYFEQAFADAQPGPDLDFLRALVPYVWARWR
- a CDS encoding FAD-dependent oxidoreductase; the protein is MSRRKERVAILGGGMAGLTAAWRLSEPGWREQFESITVYQRGWRLGGKGASSRGPHGRIEEHGLHVWIGSYENAFTLIRQCYAELDRAITDPSAPVQTWDQAFVPANDVGATDRWQGEWRLWLGRFTGNELLPGEPDAPDRGLTVTDFVERALQLILDFTSSLRTMGDAGLMLSASAQSPASQRNLDTVQRAVLAALIALTETGPATDTQLGPLGHALDAIRDTLDYEHRADHRLSWTLLSLLTATVRGVMADGLLTDPRGFRSVNDEDYAMWVLRHGAHPEVLEFPVLRAMYNMVFGYEKGHLQRPTVAAGVGMLLVGLMFFTYKGAIFWKMTAGMGEIVMAPLYEGLRRRGVDFEFFHRVDALHLDEARHNVEAITMGRQVDLAPGVDRYEPLTRVRGLPVFPDRPLADQIEDRADIDGLESHFGSRDDAETRVLRRGIDFDRVVLAVSLGMLEVVAQELIADRPEWRDMTTHVRTIGTLGLQIWLRADHDELGMAAPAITTSGYIPPIDTFSSMPQTLWAEDWPATDNPRAVAYFCGALDVDWTPDGDQDAYVRKCSHLAETEALNFLDNLVGVHLPGAVTEHGFAWHLLAGADGQRDAEALATQHLSVNIDPSDRYVLSIPGTDDYRLRPDESGYDNLVLAGDWTDSGLNSGCIESAVLSGLQAANVLLGRGRFHRIRGLYLP